Sequence from the Lepidochelys kempii isolate rLepKem1 chromosome 7, rLepKem1.hap2, whole genome shotgun sequence genome:
TAAAAATTTAAGGAGAAATCCTCCCCAGCACCACCCTTCCCATGTTGTGCTCCTTTAGCTGGGCTGCTGGTGTTACCAGCATTTCCAGAACAAGTGCATAACAAGACAGTTCTACCACACATCTGAAGAACCAATCTCACTCACTAAGGGTTGGCCCCTACTGTAGCTGCTGTTAGGTGACCACGAGTGTAAAGACTCATCTAGACATTCCACACACATTTGTTCCAGGCCACAGGGTTCATGGAGCGTCTACATTAGTACCGACAGTGGTGTCTGCGAACGTGACTTACGAGAAGACGTGAAGCTCTAGGCTAGACAAACTCCGCCTGCACGTTTAGCAGCGCTATACCCTGCTCTCCCTTCTGAATGACCCTCAGGCAGTTGAATTATTCGCTGGTGCTGGGCACCTGGGGCTGAAAACAGACTCTGGAAGACCCTGAGCAGAGCACAGAAGTGATGTGCTTTAATTTCAGAAGGGGGGAAAACAGCTAGATATGTCTGCCAAATAGACATCCATCCTTCCCAGCCCATGCAACAAACAGCATTTACATTGCCTTCAAAAGCAGCTGCCCACTGACTGACCCAGCCTAGCTTCCAGCTGGAAGCTAGGGTAAGTCTTCAGtacgcgcccccccccccaaaaaaaagtgtccttaactcaggttagctacCTTGGACATGGCTTTTACCTCGGGTTAGCAGCTTGAGTTAAAGCCTCCAGGGGAGCCTGGGATTGAACTTGAGCACTAACCCCCTAACCCAGTTGGAAGCAGAGCTGCTGGGTCTTCATTGCTGTTTTAAGCCAAGTTAGCTAATGAGTTAAGAACGAACCTTTGCTTGTTTGTGGTGAACACATACCCTGAGATGCCATGAGCCGTGACAGAAGGGAATGGCAAAGCTGAGCATAAGCAAAGCACAGAGGAAAATAATGGATGAGTGGAGAAAACACCAAGGCAAACGCAGACAATGGTGGACACTGTCCGAACAAGTGGGGAGATGATTTTTCCTTCAGTAATTTCTCACTGCTGCTGCCACTGGTGTTAGGAGTGAGTGTTCCAACCACAGCACCCACCTACTCCAGCTCTGGGCAAGTGGCAGTAACACAGGGACGCGTGTAGGCAAAGATCCTATCATTTCCCTCCTTGACAGTCTACACACAAAGCCCAAGACGCGAATGAGTCAGAGGCTGCACTTCATCTCAACCCTCCAGTGAGCTGCTCCAGTTCAGAGGGGCAGCACACTGATGGTGGAAGCTGGCAGTGTCACTGTTGTTGCTGGGCCTGTTAGAGCACTTGAATCTCCCAGGCTCTCAATGGCACATCAAGGAGCTTTTGGAAAAGTTCAAGAAGAATGCTATAACTCGGTCTCTGTTGCAGCAGTGCCCCGAGCCAGCTGTAGGGACTGTGAGCTTGAGGAAGCCAGAACCACCAAGGAGATACTGGAAAACTTCTGTGCCAACGATTTCAGTGAGTACACATACCTTTTCTTCCCACCTCAGACGCTGCTTCCCCTCTGATAGCCAACCAAACAGCAGCATCCCCTGGAAGCCTCTTCTATTTGCTATAAGAAAGACTTGGAAAAGGTATGGCTCCAGCTTTACAGTTTTCATTCCTCACCTATGTGCTGAATGTCAAGTGTCCAAACTGCTCAGGGCTGCTCTGGCAACTTGCCCACAATTCACGGCTTGCACCAAGGCCAACATCTTGCATTATGCATTTTTGATTGGTTTTGGTTCTATTCCCCCATACGCTGCGAGAGCCAATCATGTGGTTCACTTTGGAGGCCAGAGTTCAAATCAGATTCCTATCAAGGCAGATACACTTGGTCATCTCCAGCCTACACACATCAAACCCCAACACAGTTATCCCAGCAATTCACTGTTTCTGCTCTGAGGCCAGAGACTGGAGCAGGTAGTGGGGTTGGGCCAAACAGCTTGCTTAACTTTTAATTTCCACAAAGTTCTACAGCATTCAGTCACATAATCTTCATGGCTAAATCCTGGACAACTTTGACAAGGATATTAGTGCTTGCAGCCCCTGCGCTGAGAGAAAGGCTAAGACTGGAACACCTAAGGGAGTGCAGAGCAGGATTGAGGTGCACTGGACAGATGCACAAGGCCATCTGCACAACCACTTTCTGCCCTGTGCCTCTGTCTATTCAGTGGCATTAACCTCCTTCATGAGCACTCATCCTTCCCCCTACTCAAAGGGGAGCGGAAGTGAAGAGAATAGTTACTGGCACTAGAAAGGCTGTAATCACAGATTTGGAGGATTACAAGTTGAGCACAACCTCCTCCGATTTGGCTGGGACATCACTGAGTCAGGGAAACATCTATGACACTTATTACATTCAAAATGGAAAAGTTCTGTATGTTGCCAGCAGAAGTGGGAGTGAGGTAGTTAACCACCAGCAGTAAAGAAatcccaaagggaatgaacataaATCAGGTGGGTAATAACAATAGGTAACTGTTTCATATTTGCTTCTTCCAGCTGTGAAAATTAGAATCTCCAGGAAGAACATGACCTCCACCATCTCTGCTTTTGACATGGATTCCAAGCTGGAGGTTTTGAAGCATGGCCCCCTCCTCCGGGCGGAAATCCACCCAAGACTGCAGCACTGGCTAGACCTAGATGCCACCTGTGTTCGCAATATCATGAGAGGTACACACACAGGAGTCTATGTCATCAGTGGAGAGGTGCAGAATGACAAGGTGGTCGTAAACAAGGCCTATGCATGGCACAAGAAGAACAGGAACCTGCAGCAGGCTGTGCGGCGATGGAAACACCACCGGTGCCGAGCATAGTCTGGCAGGAGATTTCAGAAATCTCTGCTCCACTCATAGGAAATTGCTCCCCTCCCTGTACCTAGAAAACGATCCATGACAACCAGGGCTTTGGGGATGTGGGTCGGTACAATGGCTATCTTTAAGTGGGATTCAGTGTAGTCAATAGCCAAGGTCTAGAGGCCATACTACAGAGCATTTCACTAAGGGATTGCTGTACAACATGTTAATTAATTAAGAGCTTAGGGAGTCACCTGTTGCTCCAAGAAATGGAAAGACACAAACATGCTGTGTTCTTCTTTATCTCCTACTGCACTGGAAACCCAGTTTCTAATAGATGTGGCAAGCTTGTGTAGTAGCAGGAATAAGTGAATTGAAGTCCTCAGCTTAGACTGGACAGGAGGAGATACCTAGTAGCTATTCTTGTCTGTTCCCTTCACACTGAAACGTGGTAGTAATTTCAGTCCTGTGGTTTGTCCCTGAAACACAGACTTTGCATAAGTGCAAGCTTGCTGTGGGCCCAGAGATATTACAAAGACATTTCCACACACAGATCACCTTGCTTGGTGAGACATGTGGCCAGCAGCTGTATTCACCACTTGCAACTACGCCACAGGGCTGCCTATGTAATGGATAAAGTTTTAAAGGAGACCTGCAAAGGAAAATGTTGGAATTCTGCCCTTTTTACTTTCTGCTAGGAAAAGGTCGCCCAAAAGGGTTAATTCACtaagggaattaaaaaaaaaaaaaaatcagtctaccTAGGAAGACCCTGGTGACTGAAGAACTAGTGAAGTGAGGATTTCCCAAGAGTCAGGACAGAAAGCTGAACAACTGGGAGACTAAGGGATTTTTAGTCAGACTGTTTAAAAGTCTTTTTGGTAGCACCCACTTAATTCCAGTGACTAGCATGCATTTTGGAGAAAGGGTGTCTCTGTTCAAGATTCAATACACACCCCTTCAGTGATGTACAGTCTGAGACCATTTGAGAAGTCCCCTGTCAAAACCTGGGAAGATCAGACTCAATGATAAAcaaagcagggggaaaaaaaactttaaatataTCCCTCCATGCCTTCTTTCTTTATCTAAAAGAGTCAAAAATAGCAACAGGAGCATTTTTCTAAAATCCTTTGCAGATCCCCTATATCAAAAGAAGCACTTACAGCAGTCATCTTCAAGGACAGGTATGGTTCTCCTGCTTTCCAGACAGGTGTTGCTTTTCCAGAATTCCTGGTGAAAGTAAATATGTATGGAGGTATTCCTAGACTAGAGCAAATACAGTAAACACAGGATTGAAatagggaagcaaagaaaagctTTGGGGGTAAATGGGTCTTCCTTGTACAGTGACAATTGACATGTTTACCTATAATGtgaggtttgttttgtttcttgatcATCAGTCATTTACTTTAACGATCATCCAGCATGCGGAGGGGAGATACATGGAACATTTGTTTGGAGAGAGGTGCATTACAGATACCATTGTCGGTCTAAGTGCTCTGAAAGTGTTTCATTAATTGGCAATCAGATTTTCTCTTTATCTCTGGCAGTACCTGAGGAGAGGCTTGCGGCCCCCCGCAGGACTTTCCTTGTTCAAATTCAGTTGGGGAAATTGGCCACATCCCGATATTTGTGCAAATTTAACTTCTGGactactgaggcacagagtatttttatagattcatagagtctAAGGACAGaaagaaggaaccactgtgatcacctagtctgacctcctgtatgacaaaggccacagaatgtcaccaaaataattcctagagcagatctctttGAAAAATATCCAACCTTAATTCAAAATTGCCAGTGATCCACCACACcctttggtaaactgttccaatgtttaatGACCCTGACTACTGAAAATTTACACCATATttttagtttgaatttgtctagcttcatcttccatcCATTACACTGTGTTAGCTCtctctgctggactgaagagcccattattaaatattcattcCCTATAAGGCAGattgtctaatcctttaattattttcACTGCTCTGCTATAAACCCTCTCcgatttatcagcatccttcttgaattgtggacatcagaactagACACAGCATTCAAGCAGCGGTCACATCAGTGtcaaattcagaggtaaaataacctctctactcctacttgagatacCCCTCTTTACACATTAGCCCTTCtgaccacagcattgcactgggaactcatgttcagctgattatccaccataacccccaaatcttttttcagccTCCCATCCTGTAAACATGCCCTGCATTCTATGTTTCtcgatgtacacatttacattttgttatattaaaacacacagtttgcttgcacccagcttaccaagtgacccagattgctctgtactagtgacctgtcctcttcattatttaccactcccacaatttttgtgtcatctgtaaattttatcagtgatgattttatgttttcctccaggacattgatataaatgttaaatactatagggccaagaactgatgcCTCTGGGGCCCcactagaaaaacatccactccacGATTCCCTGCTTACAATTACATGTTGAGAACTATCAGttaagccagtttttaatccatttaatgggtgccatattaattttacatcaTTCCAGTTCTTTAATctaaatgttgtgcagtaccaagttGAACATCTAAAAAACACAGTGAGACCGCAAGCTTTTATTTCCCTGCCTCGGCTTACAAATTGGAGCCCAAACCATAGGGATCCTTGCAAGGTGGTCTCTTAAATGACAATTGCCTCAAAGCAGATTGCACTTTAAATTATCACAGAATCTATAAAGCTATAAAGACTGAAAAAGCCCTGTCTGGTGCTTGTTTGATACCAACAGGATTATTTCATTATTAGCGTTTCTCATAAAGAGGAAAACAAACACGGCAAGAACCTTTCCTAGTTCTATGAAATAATAAGCTTGGTTTCAATGGCAGATGAGATTCtatgtcatttttaaatgtttaagtattaaaaaaacaaaaacaaaaaaaaccatttCCCAGTAGTGCCCTTGCCACACTCCCAAACACAAAGCCGATGAAAAGTCTTTAACATGGCCTCCTTTGCCTGAAATCAATGTTGCACTGCACTTTCCCAAATGCATTCAGAAAATGTGGACTAGTCACTTCTATACTTGTCCTCAAactctgcaaaacattttgataaataTAAAAGCCTTTGAATTAATTAACTTGAAAAGTCCTTTAGAGCTAGAGCCTCTCTGTTTTGTCTACACACAATGCTGATTTCTTATTGATGAAAGAGATGCTCATCATCAGATTGAAGTGTATCAACACAGTGGAGCTGTTCCAACTTCACTACATcaatttttaaaccagttttgtTAACTTGAAACAACTTGTGGATAGAGAATACCTTAGTGGTCTTTTAAAGTCAACAAGGGGTCCTGGGAGGCTCAGTGGGGTGATAAGAGCTGTCTGTGAGCTGAAGTTCCTAAATAAGAACTCCTTATCAGAGGACAAAGCAGTACAAGCTGTATAAGGCCGTAAAGTGCTAGACATCAAGCACTGTTCCAGGAGCGATGCATTTCCGGATAACAGGATCAGAAAACAAGGCCTACCTCCAGAATCCAGAAGAGAGGTATTAAGCTGGATTAATAAAGTTGTGAGTCTACTATGCCATAAGTCTGTTTTTTTGTCAACTACAGCAACTTTCTTGAAGGCCAGGATCAGCTCTGTTAGGCAAATTAAATCAATAAGGGTAAGTAAGTTAGAACTGAGGCCCCAAGGGAAACTTAATTAGTAAAATCAAACTGACCCCTCATACCGCGTTTCCTGTGATTATATTgaggctttttgtgtgtgttgacTTTTATAAGACACCAGTTCCAAACTTCAGTCTTTACACACTGCCAGAAGGAAAACTATTGTGGAATTTACAAGTTATGAATACTGTGTATTTAGGAATCAATGACAGAGCCGTGTGTGTTTCTTAAATATGCTCGTTGCATTAAAAGGATTTAAATAAGAAGCGTGTCTGGGTTTTTTCTGAGCTTTCACTTTGAATCAGGCAACATGAACCACAAGGATCCTTTTCTTCTTATTCATATCACACAACAATGGTGAAAGTGCCATAAAGAATTTAGTGTCCCTGTTTTGTTCATACCTATGCTGGAAACAGTTTCTCTCCACCTGGACAAACAAGAACTTGTACACAATTGTGCCAGTAAGAGTCATTCACACCTTTGCAATATACTAAACCAGGGATTGGCAatctttggcatgcggcctgtcagggacagtttgtttacctgcagcatctgcaagtTCAGCCGATGGCAGCTCCcgctggccatggttcactgttccagggcaatggggactgcgggaagcagcatgaGCTGGTTTGTACATTGATTCTCCAGAGATTAGGAGGTAAGAAGGCAAGTTGAGATAGTTGCCTTTTTTCTTAAATCAGTTTCCTACATTTTATGGAAATCAGATCAATTCACTTATTCTTCAAATTatactaaaaaataaaaacaaaagaactgGTAAGCAGCTCAAAAATTTGAACTGATTCTCTCTGCCTTAATAAGTAAATCTTAATAAAGATCTGAAAAATATGTCTGAATAATCCATTTCCTAAAGGCAGGAGAGAAGAGCTATACATTTTATAATGTCATTATCACTCACTTCCATATGCCCTGTGGGAGTAACCAGAAGAGCTACAATCAAAGCAGGATGGCAGAAATCCAGTTGCCAGTTTGCCTTTGGCAGCCTTCGGAATTCACACAGGCCTGTTTTTATTGCATTGGGCTGCTAACAATGTTAAAAGGGGATACATAAGCTATCACATTTATATACCATCTAAGAAAAAGCACATAAAAGGGAACAGTCATGCTCTGTCTCCTGGGGAACATCAACTAAGTAACAGATCTCAATTTTCTCTAACTCACGTGAGCAGAGACCCTTAATCTACTAGTCAGGTAGTAGTTACCAACCCCTTGATGCTTCAGAGATTTTGTCCTCACCGCAAAATTAACTCAAGTTATAACTCGAGTGTTGTGCCTAACTTGagtcctgtccacacacacacaccccagcctttAACTTGCGTGCACTGGTGCTTTTAAGTCGCATTGGCTAGCCTGAGAGAAGATATAAGCTAAGCTTGTGTTAGTCCAATTCAGCAACTTGCTAAATGACCACCTTGCTTCTAATGCCGTCCCACAATTCCCCCAGCATGCCCAGAAAGGAATGAAAAGTTCTcacacaattcactgggaaagcaTTTACACAGCATTTCATCTTACAGAAGTGCAAAGAACCATGGGCTGGGCACACAGAAGGGACACACACAGCAAGTGCAGTGGCAGTGTGCAAACAGCAACTCAAGTGTTATTTCACAGTATGATTGCTCTCACTGGAGCTAGGCTAACTAGAGAGCAGTAACTGGAGGGTAGATTACTGCAGAGTTAATTTGAGTTAAGACATACGCAATGAAAGGCACAAAACCTTCTACCATGGACAGTGGTTCTCACCCATAAGCCACCTCACTATTCCTTCTGAAGCTACCACTTAACATAAAGAATTCAGACATCATTTCACACCACATGAACAGCATCTACGAGGACACAAATATCAATGGGATTTCAGCCACCCTGTTAGCAGGTCTTGTGCGGGGCTGTGCGTCTTACCAAAGAGAAGCGGTTTCAAGCTGAGAGTTCTCATGAAATGGACTTTGTTAGGGACCAGCTCCACCTTTTGCTTATGGCCAACCTGGGGGACAAAACAGCAGGAATTAACAGCTTACATTCCAGGCACaaattttcagtatttttccCCCCCACTGTGCATCCAACAATCACTATGCCAAAAAAGCCTGCCTGCAATTTTGGACTGCATCTATACAGACACAGCAGGCAGCCAGGAGTCCCTTTCTATACAGTTCGTGTGCTACTGCATCTGGATGTCCGAATTCAATTCTGGGCCCCTCATCCCTGGGTCTGGGCAGGTTAGTTCTTGGTTTAAACTCAGCTGAAAGGAGTTAAAAATTCAGCTAAGGTGCAACTGAGATCAGTGGAGTGCCACCCATTTATAGCGAGACCCAATTTACCCCGAACTTGGTAAGAAATAAAGAGCAGTAATAAGAACACATCAGAGGAATGACCTGTACCCCTGAAAGGAGACTGAAAAGAGAATGGCACCAAGCTGGCAAAACTCCGAGCCCGCTACACTGTTTCTCGCTAAATCACCTCAGGCCAAACTTCAGCGAGCCGAGCCGATCTGTACCACGCCAGCGCAGCCGGAGGCGGGCCAGCCCGGGCCGCATTGTGTGTTGCCAAGTCCTCCCGCCCCGCACGCGGCTGAGCGGAGACCGGCTGCGAATCCCGGCGCCCAGGCTGTGCCGAGCTGGGCCAGCCCCCGGCACGGAGCGCCAGGCCGAGCGATGTCCCCCCTcaccgggccgggccgggccgggccggcccCCGGCAATACGGCCACGGCCAGCCCGCGCCAGCTCCTTGCCTTGATGCCCTCGCGGCGGGGCAGGGCGGCCCCGCGGGGGCCGGGCGCGGCGGGCGGCTCGCTGGGCGGCGGGGGCCCGGGGCCCGGGCCGTCCCCCGCGCTGAGGTGCAcgaagagcagcagccccagcacgTTGAGCACGTAGAGGTGCGCGAACACCATGAGCACCACGAAGTAGGGGCGGGAGCAGACTTGCCGGGGCCGCCCCGCTGGGGGCCCGGGCAGCTGGGGCCCCTCCgcccgcgccgccgccgccgccgccatcgCCCGGCCCCGCGAGCGCCCACCCAGTCACCCCGGCAACCGCCCGCAGCGGCTGGGACGGCAGCGTGATGTCGTCACCACGCACCGGGGATGCGAGGAGGGAGAACGTGCGTCGCAGCACAGGGGAGTCACGCTGAAGAGACTGGCCAATGGCCATCGCGACCGCACAGGGGCGGGGCTGGACGAACTGCGTGACGTCAGCGCGTCCCGGACACCTGGTCGAAAGGGAGGGCGGAGCCGCGCAGCAGGAGAGACGG
This genomic interval carries:
- the LOC140915403 gene encoding secreted frizzled-related protein 5-like yields the protein MLIPRSMALCYDIGYSDMRIPNLLEHETMAEVIQQSSSWLPLLARECHPDARIFLCSLFAPICLDRFIYPCRSLCEAVRNSCAPIMACYGYPWPEILNCNKFPADHNLCISTITDETTSSRRTVPRASCRDCELEEARTTKEILENFCANDFTVKIRISRKNMTSTISAFDMDSKLEVLKHGPLLRAEIHPRLQHWLDLDATCVRNIMRGTHTGVYVISGEVQNDKVVVNKAYAWHKKNRNLQQAVRRWKHHRCRA